A single region of the Magnetococcales bacterium genome encodes:
- a CDS encoding ABC transporter ATP-binding protein: protein MLRVESIAVHYGDMQAIWEVSFEVLEGEIVVLLGSNGAGKSTIIKTISGLLSPTSGTITLGDIRLDQEPADRIIHHGVVQVPEGRRLFGEMSVEENLIMGSLAPAAKIRRQETMEEVYELFPQLKDRRKQAAGTLSGGEQQMVAVGRGLMALPKILMLDEPSLGLSPLMVNDLFRIIEKINEQGVTVLLVEQNVHHSLAVCHRAYVLENGRNVITGTGLELAENAHIKESYLGLGE from the coding sequence ATGCTCAGGGTTGAGTCCATCGCGGTCCATTATGGGGACATGCAGGCCATCTGGGAGGTCTCTTTCGAAGTGCTGGAGGGGGAGATTGTGGTGCTTCTGGGCTCCAATGGCGCGGGAAAATCCACCATCATCAAGACCATTTCCGGGCTTCTCTCCCCCACCAGTGGCACCATCACCCTGGGTGATATACGTCTGGATCAGGAACCTGCCGACCGGATCATCCACCACGGTGTGGTTCAGGTTCCTGAAGGGCGCAGGCTTTTTGGTGAGATGTCGGTGGAAGAAAACCTCATCATGGGATCTCTTGCTCCAGCAGCCAAAATACGGCGTCAGGAGACGATGGAGGAGGTCTATGAACTTTTTCCCCAGCTCAAAGACCGGCGTAAACAGGCCGCTGGAACCCTGAGTGGTGGCGAGCAGCAGATGGTTGCTGTAGGCCGGGGTTTGATGGCGTTGCCAAAAATTCTCATGCTGGATGAGCCTTCCCTGGGGCTCTCCCCTTTGATGGTTAACGATCTTTTTAGAATTATCGAAAAAATCAATGAGCAGGGTGTGACGGTTCTCCTGGTGGAACAAAATGTCCATCACTCTCTCGCAGTTTGTCACCGGGCCTATGTGCTGGAAAACGGACGCAATGTGATCACTGGGACCGGCCTGGAGCTTGCGGAAAACGCCCACATCAAAGAGAGCTATCTGGGGCTTGGAGAGTAA
- a CDS encoding ABC transporter ATP-binding protein, producing MSFFEINGLVKRFGGLAAVNGVTCQVEPGEVFGLIGPNGSGKTTIFNLVSGYLNPTAGSVHFEGRRIDGLKPHKINHLGVARTFQVVKPLKRMTVTDNVITAAFSRTSSASQARAAAEEAMVFCGLDHRADVLAGGLTIGDRKRLEITRAIATRPRLILLDETFAGLNPSELDQALELIKKIKDSGVTIIIVEHIMKVIMSISDRILAINFGQPIALGTPQEIAGHPEVAKAYLGEPFEGRRANAQG from the coding sequence ATGAGTTTTTTCGAAATCAACGGCTTGGTCAAGCGGTTTGGCGGGTTGGCTGCGGTCAACGGCGTCACCTGTCAGGTGGAGCCTGGAGAGGTGTTCGGACTCATCGGCCCCAACGGTTCCGGCAAGACCACCATTTTTAATCTGGTTTCCGGTTATCTGAATCCTACTGCGGGTTCGGTCCACTTCGAAGGCCGCCGGATCGATGGCTTGAAGCCCCACAAGATCAACCATCTGGGGGTGGCCCGGACCTTTCAGGTGGTGAAGCCCCTGAAGCGGATGACCGTCACCGACAATGTCATCACGGCGGCTTTTTCCCGGACTTCCTCCGCATCCCAGGCTCGGGCGGCGGCTGAGGAGGCGATGGTGTTTTGTGGCCTGGATCATCGGGCGGATGTTTTGGCGGGGGGGCTCACCATCGGTGACCGCAAGCGCCTGGAAATCACCCGGGCCATCGCCACGCGCCCCCGTTTGATTTTATTGGATGAAACCTTTGCCGGTTTAAACCCTTCCGAGCTGGATCAAGCTCTGGAGTTGATCAAAAAAATCAAGGATTCAGGGGTTACGATCATTATCGTCGAGCATATCATGAAGGTGATCATGTCCATCTCTGATCGGATTTTGGCCATCAATTTTGGCCAGCCCATCGCTTTGGGCACCCCCCAGGAGATCGCCGGTCATCCCGAGGTAGCCAAGGCCTATCTGGGAGAACCCTTCGAAGGGAGGCGGGCCAATGCTCAGGGTTGA